Proteins from one Mycobacterium adipatum genomic window:
- the uvrB gene encoding excinuclease ABC subunit UvrB, giving the protein MAFATEHPVLAQSEYRPAADAVDGIVRAGGRFEVVSEYEPAGDQPAAIAELERRVRAGERDIVLLGATGTGKSATTAWLIEKLQRPTLVMAPNKTLAAQLANELREMLPHNAVEYFVSYYDYYQPEAYIAQTDTYIEKDSSINDDVERLRHSATSSLLSRRDVVVVASVSCIYGLGTPQSYLDRSVELKVGDDVPRDGLLRLLVDVQYDRNDIAFTRGSFRVRGDTVEIIPAYEELAIRIEFFGDEVEALYYLHPLTGDVVRKVDSVRIFPATHYVAGPDRMAMAISSIEAELEARLAELEGQGKLLEAQRLRMRTNYDLEMMKQVGFCSGIENYSRHIDGRGAGTAPATLIDYFPEDFLLVIDESHVTVPQIGGMYEGDMSRKRNLVDFGFRLPSAVDNRPLTWEEFASRIGQTVYLSATPGNYEMAQAGGEFVEQVIRPTGLVDPQVHVKPTKGQIDDLIGEIRLRTERDERVLVTTLTKKMAEDLTDYLLEMGIRVRYLHSEVDTLRRVELLRQLRLGEYDVLVGINLLREGLDLPEVSLVAILDADKEGFLRSPRSLIQTIGRAARNVSGEVHMYADKITDSMREAIDETDRRRAKQIAYNTEHGVDPQPLRKKIADILDQVYREADDTEATVDVGGSGRNSSRGRRAQGEPGRAVSAGIVEGRDTANMPRAELADLIKDLTEQMMTAARDLQFELAARIRDEIQDLKKELRGMDAAGLK; this is encoded by the coding sequence ATGGCTTTCGCGACCGAGCACCCCGTCCTGGCGCAGTCGGAGTACCGACCCGCCGCCGACGCCGTCGATGGCATCGTGCGCGCCGGTGGCCGGTTCGAGGTGGTCAGCGAATACGAGCCGGCGGGGGACCAGCCCGCGGCCATCGCCGAACTGGAACGCCGGGTCCGGGCCGGTGAGCGTGACATTGTGCTGCTGGGTGCCACCGGGACCGGTAAGTCGGCCACCACGGCGTGGCTCATCGAAAAGCTGCAGCGTCCCACCCTGGTGATGGCGCCCAACAAGACGCTGGCGGCGCAGCTCGCCAATGAACTGCGGGAGATGTTGCCGCACAACGCCGTCGAGTATTTCGTGTCGTACTACGACTACTACCAGCCGGAAGCCTACATCGCGCAGACCGATACCTATATCGAGAAGGACAGCTCGATCAACGACGATGTCGAGCGGCTGCGGCACTCGGCCACCTCGAGTCTGCTGTCGCGCCGCGATGTGGTGGTGGTCGCCTCGGTGTCGTGCATCTATGGTCTGGGCACCCCGCAGTCCTATCTGGACCGCTCGGTGGAACTGAAGGTGGGCGACGATGTGCCCCGTGACGGGCTGCTGCGCCTGCTGGTGGACGTCCAGTACGACCGCAACGACATCGCGTTCACCCGGGGTTCGTTCCGGGTGCGTGGTGACACGGTCGAGATCATCCCGGCCTACGAGGAACTGGCGATACGCATCGAGTTCTTCGGGGACGAGGTCGAAGCGCTGTACTACCTGCACCCGCTGACCGGCGATGTGGTGCGCAAGGTGGATTCGGTCCGGATCTTCCCGGCCACCCACTATGTGGCGGGGCCGGACCGGATGGCGATGGCGATCTCCAGTATCGAAGCCGAACTGGAGGCCCGTTTGGCCGAACTGGAGGGCCAGGGCAAGCTGCTGGAGGCTCAGCGGCTGCGGATGCGCACCAACTACGACCTGGAGATGATGAAGCAGGTCGGGTTCTGTTCGGGCATCGAGAACTACTCCCGTCACATCGACGGCCGCGGCGCAGGGACGGCGCCCGCCACCCTGATCGACTATTTCCCCGAGGATTTCCTGCTCGTCATCGACGAGTCACATGTCACCGTGCCGCAGATCGGCGGCATGTACGAGGGGGACATGTCCCGCAAGCGCAACCTGGTGGACTTCGGCTTCCGGTTGCCGTCGGCGGTCGACAACCGCCCGCTGACCTGGGAGGAGTTTGCGTCCAGGATCGGTCAGACGGTGTATCTGTCGGCGACACCCGGGAACTACGAGATGGCCCAGGCCGGCGGCGAGTTCGTCGAGCAGGTGATCCGCCCGACCGGGCTGGTCGATCCGCAGGTGCACGTGAAACCCACCAAGGGCCAGATCGACGACCTGATCGGTGAGATCCGGCTGCGCACCGAGCGCGACGAGCGGGTGCTGGTCACCACGCTGACCAAGAAGATGGCCGAAGATCTCACCGATTACCTGCTGGAGATGGGTATCCGGGTGCGTTATCTGCATTCGGAGGTGGACACGCTGCGCCGGGTGGAGTTGTTGCGTCAGTTGCGCCTCGGCGAATACGACGTATTGGTGGGCATCAACCTGCTCCGTGAGGGACTCGACCTGCCAGAGGTGTCACTGGTGGCCATTCTGGACGCCGACAAGGAGGGCTTTCTGCGGTCGCCGCGCAGTTTGATCCAGACCATCGGCCGCGCGGCTCGCAACGTGTCCGGCGAGGTGCACATGTACGCCGACAAGATCACCGACTCGATGCGGGAGGCGATCGACGAGACCGACCGCCGCCGGGCCAAACAGATCGCCTACAACACCGAGCACGGCGTCGATCCGCAGCCGCTGCGCAAGAAGATCGCCGACATCCTCGATCAGGTGTACCGGGAGGCCGATGACACCGAGGCCACGGTGGACGTCGGCGGGTCGGGCCGCAATTCGTCCCGCGGTCGCCGCGCCCAGGGTGAGCCCGGCCGCGCGGTCAGCGCCGGAATCGTCGAGGGCCGCGACACCGCGAACATGCCCCGCGCCGAACTTGCCGACCTGATCAAGGATCTGACCGAGCAGATGATGACGGCCGCCCGTGATCTGCAGTTCGAGCTCGCCGCACGGATCCGCGACGAGATCCAGGATCTGAAGAAGGAATTGCGCGGCATGGATGCCGCCGGCCTGAAGTGA
- a CDS encoding MFS transporter, whose amino-acid sequence MTDTQALTGGSWRELLAPKNLGAATVLAGGVALYATNEFLTISLLPSAVAEIGGHRYYAWVMTVYLVASVAAATTVGAAVARLGPRSAYLGALTVFGAGSVLCAVAPTMELLLVGRTVQGAAGGLLAGLGYAVINAALPRALWTRASALVSAMWGVGTLLGPAAGGLFAQFSTWRWAFGALVILTMAMTVLVPLALPGRSDAGGATVIRVPVWSLLLLGAAALMVSVAGIPTGLPFTIALLCAAVVLIVAFLAVDRRAAARASVLPPTAFRPGPLKWVYLTLGLLMAATMVDMYVPLFGQRLAHLAPLTAGFLGVALAVGWTAGEIVSASVDRRGAVVRIVRAAPVVMTIGLAVGALLVRDGMSGGIALLWALSLVLTGTGIGMAWPHLSVWAMTGVDEPAEGPVAAAAISTVQLICGAFGAGVAGAIVNRAGADAAAAGWLFACFAGLAVVGVVAAWRAGGTNPR is encoded by the coding sequence GTGACCGACACCCAGGCGTTGACCGGCGGCAGCTGGCGTGAACTACTCGCACCCAAAAACCTTGGCGCCGCGACGGTTTTGGCCGGTGGTGTGGCGCTGTATGCCACCAACGAGTTCCTCACGATAAGCCTGCTGCCGAGTGCTGTGGCCGAGATCGGCGGTCACCGCTACTACGCGTGGGTGATGACGGTCTACCTGGTCGCCTCGGTGGCGGCCGCGACCACGGTCGGCGCCGCGGTGGCGCGATTGGGCCCACGATCGGCATACCTGGGTGCGTTGACGGTATTCGGCGCGGGCAGCGTGCTGTGCGCCGTCGCGCCCACCATGGAGTTGCTACTGGTGGGCCGCACCGTCCAGGGGGCTGCCGGTGGACTGCTTGCCGGTCTGGGATACGCGGTGATCAACGCCGCACTGCCGCGCGCGCTGTGGACCAGAGCTTCGGCGTTGGTGTCGGCCATGTGGGGGGTGGGCACCCTGCTCGGTCCGGCAGCAGGCGGGCTCTTCGCCCAGTTCTCCACGTGGCGGTGGGCTTTCGGTGCGCTGGTCATCTTGACGATGGCGATGACGGTGCTCGTTCCGCTCGCCCTGCCCGGGCGCTCCGACGCGGGCGGCGCGACGGTGATCCGGGTCCCGGTGTGGTCGCTGCTGCTACTCGGTGCGGCGGCGTTGATGGTCAGCGTGGCGGGTATCCCTACCGGCCTGCCGTTCACCATCGCGCTGCTCTGCGCCGCGGTGGTGTTGATCGTGGCATTCCTGGCCGTCGACCGGCGGGCTGCGGCGCGGGCGTCGGTATTGCCGCCCACCGCGTTTCGGCCGGGACCGCTCAAATGGGTGTATCTGACGCTGGGACTGTTGATGGCGGCGACCATGGTGGACATGTACGTGCCGCTGTTCGGGCAGCGGCTGGCGCACCTGGCGCCGCTGACCGCGGGATTCCTGGGCGTCGCGCTGGCCGTCGGCTGGACCGCCGGGGAGATCGTGAGTGCCTCCGTCGACCGCCGGGGTGCGGTGGTCCGGATCGTGCGCGCCGCGCCGGTGGTGATGACCATCGGTCTGGCTGTCGGCGCGTTGCTGGTGCGTGACGGGATGTCCGGAGGGATCGCGCTGCTGTGGGCACTGAGCCTGGTGCTGACCGGTACCGGTATCGGCATGGCCTGGCCGCACCTATCGGTATGGGCGATGACAGGTGTCGACGAACCGGCTGAGGGTCCGGTGGCGGCGGCCGCGATCAGCACCGTCCAATTGATCTGTGGCGCGTTCGGCGCCGGCGTCGCCGGCGCCATCGTCAATCGGGCGGGCGCCGATGCGGCGGCGGCAGGTTGGCTGTTCGCGTGCTTTGCGGGACTGGCGGTCGTCGGCGTGGTCGCCGCCTGGCGGGCTGGGGGCACCAACCCGCGATGA
- a CDS encoding DUF899 domain-containing protein, with the protein MSQEHGYPDVVSREQWLKARLELLVAERAATHLRDAVNAQRRRLPMVRVDKDYLFAGPSGRSRLVDLFEGRRQLYIHHFMWLDEIDQGCPSCTAAADLTFTESDRALLHAKDVTFACVSRAPYASIARYRAAHGWTFPWYSTDDGDFSYDFDVTLDPGRGPVRYNYKPHDALRRDGWTDADLRGDWPGASVFLRRGDEVFHTYSTYARGLDHTSVGYPFLDLTPYGRQEPWEDSPAGWPQGGIAAGMPHQ; encoded by the coding sequence ATGTCGCAGGAACACGGATATCCCGATGTCGTATCCCGTGAGCAATGGCTCAAGGCACGTTTGGAGCTACTGGTCGCCGAGCGGGCGGCCACCCATCTGCGGGATGCCGTCAACGCCCAACGGCGGCGATTGCCGATGGTCCGGGTGGACAAGGACTACCTCTTCGCGGGGCCGAGCGGACGCTCCCGGCTGGTGGACCTGTTCGAGGGCCGCCGGCAGCTCTATATCCATCACTTCATGTGGCTGGATGAGATCGACCAGGGTTGCCCCAGTTGTACCGCGGCCGCCGATCTGACCTTCACCGAATCCGACCGGGCTCTGCTCCATGCGAAGGACGTGACGTTCGCCTGCGTCTCCCGCGCGCCCTATGCCAGCATCGCGCGGTACCGCGCCGCCCACGGCTGGACGTTTCCGTGGTACTCCACCGACGATGGCGACTTCAGCTACGACTTCGACGTCACGCTGGATCCCGGGCGTGGCCCGGTGCGGTACAACTACAAACCGCACGACGCACTGCGCCGCGACGGATGGACCGACGCCGACCTCCGGGGCGACTGGCCGGGGGCCAGCGTCTTCCTGCGCCGCGGCGACGAGGTTTTCCACACCTATTCCACGTATGCGCGCGGCCTCGACCACACGTCGGTGGGGTATCCCTTTCTGGATCTCACGCCGTACGGCCGACAGGAGCCGTGGGAGGACTCGCCGGCGGGGTGGCCGCAGGGCGGGATCGCCGCGGGGATGCCACATCAATAG
- a CDS encoding cellulase family glycosylhydrolase — translation MYRGVPQSVRGIAKRAVVGVTTAALVAATGSHFVVPEVRHVVAYDVMNVAAVDESPTTVGIADSNIYFTDSLDEVRHRLDLIESLGVNDVRLLVPWMFIQNQDPMGGPVDWEQDLDWAKLDQIVNEVESRGMGILGVLQWSPDWATSGDTGVGHPDNVQDYAAFATAVAQRYGSKITSYEVWNEPNASFFWNPVDPVAYTNLLKATYTALKLVDPNITVIGGVVGAGLTWGDTTMNPVDFVQAMYDAGADGFFDAISFHPYNFATPFSEQDDLDWRELMPLYQVTKIRELMDQHIDPGEEQLKIWITEYGLPTSVVSAETQRAFLVDLVNAWQSFSGAGPIFLYSIKDDLNAIGDDRFFGIFDADGNFKGTEEAFLAFKELIDCLDGCSPTNPNNPVTSLLQFLQQVITQVLSFVPNLIAGVVSALSNLIGSIFGGLSGLAGGSTASTGLVGASLRTASATTDEAAVNADSVDGDLESGTSVDGTAADAVVGAEDVVTEDAVAEEVPAAEVVVTEPVAEEIVTEVPVVEEPVTEVPVVEEPVVEVPVVEEPVVEVPVVEVPVVQEPVVEEPVTDEPVVEVPVAEEPVATDPMAAVDEPDTSVDEAELAEESAPKRGFVAPKKREVRSVRSAASASLGAR, via the coding sequence ATGTACAGAGGCGTCCCACAGTCGGTGCGAGGTATCGCCAAGCGTGCGGTGGTGGGTGTCACCACCGCGGCGTTGGTTGCGGCCACCGGAAGCCATTTTGTGGTACCAGAGGTGCGGCACGTCGTTGCGTACGACGTGATGAATGTGGCGGCGGTCGATGAGTCGCCGACGACAGTCGGTATCGCCGACTCGAACATCTACTTCACCGACAGCCTTGACGAGGTGCGGCATCGGCTCGACCTGATCGAGTCTCTCGGCGTAAATGATGTGCGCCTATTGGTCCCGTGGATGTTCATCCAGAACCAGGATCCGATGGGCGGTCCGGTCGACTGGGAACAGGATCTGGACTGGGCGAAACTCGACCAGATCGTCAACGAAGTGGAAAGCCGCGGAATGGGCATCCTCGGTGTGCTTCAGTGGTCACCCGATTGGGCTACTTCCGGCGACACCGGCGTTGGGCACCCCGACAATGTGCAGGACTACGCCGCATTCGCGACGGCAGTCGCGCAGCGCTACGGCAGCAAGATCACCTCCTATGAGGTGTGGAACGAACCCAATGCGTCGTTCTTCTGGAATCCCGTGGACCCGGTCGCCTATACCAATCTGCTGAAGGCGACCTATACGGCGCTCAAATTGGTCGACCCGAATATCACCGTTATCGGTGGTGTCGTGGGGGCGGGCCTGACATGGGGCGATACGACGATGAATCCGGTGGACTTCGTGCAGGCGATGTACGACGCCGGCGCCGACGGGTTCTTCGATGCGATCTCATTTCATCCCTACAACTTTGCGACACCGTTCTCCGAGCAGGACGATCTGGACTGGCGTGAACTGATGCCGCTGTACCAAGTCACGAAGATCCGCGAGTTGATGGACCAGCACATCGACCCCGGCGAAGAGCAACTCAAAATCTGGATAACCGAATACGGCCTGCCCACCAGTGTCGTTTCGGCCGAAACGCAACGGGCTTTTTTGGTCGACCTGGTCAACGCGTGGCAATCGTTCTCCGGAGCCGGTCCGATATTTCTCTACTCGATCAAAGATGACCTGAATGCAATTGGGGATGACCGCTTTTTCGGGATATTCGACGCCGATGGCAATTTCAAAGGCACCGAAGAGGCTTTTCTCGCGTTCAAGGAGCTGATCGACTGTCTCGATGGTTGCTCACCGACGAACCCGAACAACCCGGTGACGTCGTTGCTGCAGTTCCTGCAGCAGGTCATCACGCAGGTGCTGAGTTTCGTCCCGAATCTGATAGCTGGGGTCGTTTCGGCGCTTTCCAACCTGATCGGCTCGATCTTCGGCGGGTTGTCCGGGCTGGCGGGTGGTTCGACGGCGTCGACCGGCCTGGTGGGCGCTTCGCTGCGGACGGCGTCGGCAACCACCGATGAGGCCGCTGTGAACGCGGATTCGGTGGACGGTGATCTTGAGTCGGGGACCAGCGTGGACGGCACCGCCGCCGATGCGGTCGTGGGCGCCGAAGATGTGGTCACCGAAGACGCGGTGGCCGAGGAGGTGCCCGCCGCGGAGGTAGTGGTGACCGAACCGGTCGCGGAGGAGATCGTCACCGAGGTGCCGGTGGTGGAGGAGCCGGTCACCGAGGTCCCGGTGGTCGAGGAGCCCGTCGTCGAGGTGCCGGTGGTGGAGGAGCCCGTCGTCGAGGTGCCGGTGGTCGAGGTGCCGGTGGTCCAGGAGCCCGTAGTGGAGGAGCCGGTCACCGACGAGCCGGTGGTGGAGGTACCGGTCGCCGAAGAGCCGGTCGCCACGGACCCGATGGCCGCCGTTGACGAGCCGGACACGTCCGTGGACGAGGCAGAGCTTGCCGAGGAGTCGGCGCCCAAGCGCGGCTTCGTCGCTCCGAAGAAGCGCGAGGTCCGTAGCGTCCGATCGGCGGCGTCGGCCTCCTTGGGCGCCAGGTAG
- a CDS encoding ferritin-like domain-containing protein codes for MSTRDKYTEVPTPFSWEVPSVGDARFTWEYDDGRARLLSLYQKGKDKQWDAQSRIDWAQDVDPMNPIGLPDEFHPLFGSPMWESADDARRAEMRRHSQAWQFSQFLHGEQGAMVCAAKIVEVVPDMDAKFYAATQTMDEARHVETFARFLQEKVGMVYPVNTNLTALLEDTLRDSRWDMPYLGMQVLIEGLALAAFGVLRDLTPPNSLAKQLLAYVMQDEARHVAFGRISLKDYYSALTTAERDEREEFVVEACYLMRDRFRGEEVFETLGLDVRECADWVEKSPLMIQFRSHLFSRIVPIVKDIGLWGDKVQKAFSDMGVLDMAAFDIDALMRADEDQAEALEKAHAEMAVRRDEVGQAIAAGAN; via the coding sequence ATGTCTACCAGGGACAAATACACCGAGGTGCCGACTCCGTTCTCCTGGGAGGTGCCAAGCGTTGGCGACGCCCGCTTCACCTGGGAGTACGACGATGGTCGGGCCCGGCTGCTGTCGCTGTACCAGAAGGGCAAGGACAAACAGTGGGATGCCCAGTCGCGCATCGACTGGGCGCAGGACGTCGACCCGATGAACCCGATCGGCCTGCCCGACGAGTTTCATCCACTGTTCGGCAGCCCGATGTGGGAGTCCGCCGACGACGCCCGCCGCGCCGAGATGCGCCGGCATTCCCAGGCTTGGCAGTTCTCGCAGTTCCTGCACGGCGAGCAGGGCGCGATGGTGTGCGCCGCAAAGATCGTCGAGGTGGTCCCCGACATGGATGCCAAATTCTACGCGGCAACCCAAACCATGGATGAGGCTCGACACGTCGAGACGTTCGCGCGGTTCCTGCAGGAGAAGGTCGGGATGGTGTACCCGGTCAACACCAACCTGACCGCGCTCCTGGAGGACACGCTTCGTGATTCACGGTGGGATATGCCCTATCTCGGTATGCAGGTCCTCATCGAAGGGCTCGCGCTGGCCGCGTTCGGCGTGCTGCGCGATCTGACACCACCCAACTCGCTGGCCAAACAACTGCTGGCCTATGTCATGCAGGACGAGGCCCGGCACGTCGCGTTCGGCCGAATCTCGTTGAAGGACTACTACAGTGCGCTGACCACGGCGGAGCGCGATGAACGAGAAGAGTTCGTCGTGGAGGCGTGTTATCTGATGCGTGACCGCTTCCGGGGCGAGGAGGTGTTCGAGACACTCGGCCTCGATGTCCGCGAATGTGCGGATTGGGTCGAGAAGTCACCGTTGATGATCCAGTTCCGGTCACACCTGTTCAGCCGGATCGTGCCGATCGTCAAGGACATCGGGCTGTGGGGTGACAAGGTCCAGAAGGCGTTCTCGGACATGGGCGTCCTCGATATGGCGGCCTTCGATATCGACGCACTGATGCGTGCCGACGAGGATCAGGCCGAGGCGCTGGAGAAGGCACACGCGGAGATGGCGGTGCGCAGGGACGAGGTGGGCCAGGCCATCGCCGCGGGTGCGAACTGA
- a CDS encoding RNA polymerase sigma factor, with product MLDSLPDETLARRAQRGDSAAFDVLVVRHAPALLKFVRQTYPVASDCDDIVQETFIAAWKALPTFAFRAQFRTWLYSLASRKTIDALRRRRPQGDLDAAPEAVDAGPGPGQRAEYADFLAALDRELAGMPYPARAAWWLREVYDLPIAEIATVLHTTEGSVRGLLQRTRKRLATTLAEFRP from the coding sequence GTGCTGGACTCGCTGCCCGATGAGACGCTTGCCCGACGCGCTCAACGTGGCGACTCAGCGGCGTTCGACGTGCTGGTGGTCCGGCACGCGCCCGCATTGCTGAAATTTGTCAGGCAAACCTATCCGGTGGCCAGCGACTGCGACGATATCGTCCAGGAAACGTTCATCGCGGCCTGGAAAGCGCTACCGACCTTCGCGTTCCGCGCGCAGTTTCGCACCTGGCTGTACTCGCTGGCGTCACGCAAGACCATCGACGCGCTACGCCGGCGCCGCCCACAAGGCGATCTGGATGCGGCGCCCGAGGCGGTGGATGCCGGGCCGGGACCCGGCCAGCGAGCCGAGTACGCCGACTTTCTGGCCGCCCTCGACCGCGAGCTCGCCGGCATGCCCTATCCCGCGCGCGCGGCCTGGTGGTTGCGCGAAGTGTACGACCTGCCGATCGCGGAGATCGCCACCGTGCTGCACACAACCGAGGGCTCGGTACGAGGCCTGTTGCAGCGCACCCGGAAACGTCTGGCCACCACCCTTGCGGAGTTTCGTCCGTGA
- a CDS encoding Asp23/Gls24 family envelope stress response protein yields the protein MTAATQSREIASAGPAQTAGQELQKLASDHGVTTIADVVVSKIAGIATREVDGVHDLGGQAARVVGKLRETLPGTTSLTQGVSVEVGERQAAVDIGIVAEYGVAIHDLADGIRNNVITAVENMTGLEVTEVNITVHDVHFADDEDGASTETSAQPRVQ from the coding sequence ATGACCGCCGCAACCCAGTCCCGTGAGATCGCATCGGCCGGCCCGGCTCAGACCGCCGGCCAAGAACTCCAGAAGCTCGCGTCCGATCACGGCGTGACCACGATCGCCGACGTGGTGGTCTCCAAGATCGCGGGCATCGCCACGCGTGAGGTCGACGGGGTGCACGATCTCGGCGGGCAGGCAGCTCGGGTCGTCGGGAAACTCCGTGAGACTTTGCCTGGCACCACAAGCCTGACCCAGGGTGTCAGTGTCGAGGTCGGCGAGCGGCAGGCCGCCGTCGACATCGGCATCGTCGCCGAGTACGGCGTGGCCATCCACGACCTGGCCGACGGCATTCGCAACAACGTCATCACCGCGGTCGAGAACATGACCGGTCTCGAAGTCACCGAGGTGAACATCACGGTTCACGACGTGCACTTCGCCGACGACGAAGACGGCGCGTCGACCGAGACCTCGGCGCAGCCCCGGGTCCAGTGA
- a CDS encoding DUF2273 domain-containing protein, producing MTGTYLLPGLFAGLLLAIAAVAGGLSGFLLALVLAAAGAAIGAHLDGTIDLTALGRRSGG from the coding sequence ATGACCGGAACATACTTGCTGCCCGGACTTTTCGCCGGATTGCTGTTGGCGATCGCCGCGGTGGCCGGCGGGTTGAGCGGGTTCCTGCTGGCGCTCGTACTCGCCGCCGCCGGTGCGGCGATCGGCGCCCATCTGGACGGCACCATCGACCTGACCGCTCTCGGTCGCCGGTCCGGGGGCTGA
- a CDS encoding alkaline shock response membrane anchor protein AmaP translates to MTDRLITFVVAVVLLTGAGWIIGYGLDSAFARQAAARIDVAALGRAPEWPWWSAALGIGGVIAVLIGGWLVLLHLRPRSVRAVDTEHAGAVDLTRIADAAAGDIGRHPGVQSAKASTRIAGGSPTVRITVGVAPTTSEAQLRRFARHCADDVRRAADADVEFQLLVHPVSADKVRPRVT, encoded by the coding sequence ATGACCGATCGACTGATCACCTTTGTGGTCGCCGTCGTGCTGCTCACCGGTGCGGGGTGGATCATCGGCTACGGCCTCGACAGCGCATTCGCGCGCCAGGCCGCGGCGCGAATCGACGTGGCGGCGCTGGGACGTGCGCCCGAATGGCCGTGGTGGTCGGCGGCACTCGGCATCGGAGGCGTGATTGCCGTCCTCATCGGGGGGTGGCTGGTTCTCCTGCATCTGCGCCCACGGTCGGTGCGGGCGGTGGACACCGAACACGCCGGCGCGGTTGACCTGACGAGGATCGCCGACGCGGCGGCCGGCGACATCGGCCGGCATCCCGGCGTGCAGTCGGCGAAGGCGAGCACCCGGATCGCGGGCGGGTCCCCGACGGTACGCATCACGGTCGGGGTCGCCCCGACCACGTCGGAGGCCCAACTTCGCCGGTTCGCGCGCCACTGCGCCGACGATGTGCGGCGAGCGGCGGACGCCGATGTCGAGTTCCAGTTGCTGGTGCACCCCGTATCCGCTGACAAGGTGCGGCCGAGAGTCACGTGA
- a CDS encoding SDR family oxidoreductase, with protein MGTYAITGSASGMGLHTARRLRADGHRVIGVDLRDADVIADLSEPHGRRAAADAVLASAGGVLDGAVLAAGLGPGSGGDRSRLIAQVNFLGVVEPLTAWRPALAAADRAKVVVIASNSASTVPLVPRRTINALLAHDPDKAVRSLRLLGERGSALMYAASKIAVSRWVRRHSVTRDWAGAGIRLNALAPGAVMTPLLEAQLAEPLEGKAVRRFPIPVGGFGAADQLAEWITFMLSDAADFLCGSVIFVDGGTDAFFRPADWPDSVPLRALPRYLWRFARGTETG; from the coding sequence ATCGGCACCTATGCGATCACCGGATCGGCTTCCGGCATGGGGTTACACACGGCACGTCGGCTGCGTGCAGACGGCCACCGCGTCATCGGCGTCGATCTCAGGGACGCCGACGTCATCGCCGATCTATCCGAGCCGCACGGGCGGCGGGCCGCGGCGGATGCAGTGTTGGCGTCCGCGGGTGGCGTACTCGACGGGGCGGTGCTGGCCGCCGGTCTGGGTCCCGGATCCGGTGGTGACCGCAGTCGGCTCATCGCCCAGGTGAATTTTCTGGGCGTCGTGGAACCGCTTACGGCGTGGCGGCCCGCGCTGGCCGCCGCGGACCGGGCGAAGGTGGTCGTGATCGCAAGCAATTCCGCCAGTACCGTGCCACTGGTACCGCGCCGCACAATCAACGCACTGCTCGCCCACGACCCGGACAAGGCGGTACGAAGCCTCCGCCTGCTGGGCGAACGCGGCTCGGCGCTGATGTACGCGGCGTCCAAGATCGCGGTCAGCCGGTGGGTGCGTCGACATTCGGTGACACGGGACTGGGCGGGCGCCGGCATCCGGTTGAATGCGCTTGCCCCGGGCGCGGTCATGACGCCATTGCTGGAGGCGCAGCTGGCCGAACCCTTGGAAGGCAAGGCGGTGCGCAGGTTTCCGATCCCCGTCGGCGGGTTCGGCGCGGCCGACCAGCTGGCGGAGTGGATCACCTTCATGCTGTCGGACGCCGCTGATTTTCTTTGCGGCAGCGTCATTTTCGTCGACGGTGGTACCGACGCATTCTTCCGCCCGGCCGACTGGCCCGACAGCGTGCCGTTGCGGGCGCTGCCGCGCTACCTGTGGCGGTTCGCCCGCGGCACCGAAACGGGGTGA
- a CDS encoding universal stress protein: MSAYRTVVVGTDGSDSSLRAVDRAGEIAGGSGARVIVATAYFPQSEDHHAADVLKDEGYKATGNAPIYAILREATDRAKAAGATEVVEKAIVGAPVDALVELAESEKADLLVVGNVGLSTIAGRLLGSVPANVARRSKIDVLIVHTS; the protein is encoded by the coding sequence ATGAGCGCCTATCGGACCGTGGTGGTCGGCACGGACGGATCTGATTCGTCGTTGCGTGCGGTGGACCGGGCTGGGGAGATTGCCGGAGGTTCGGGCGCGCGAGTAATCGTCGCGACCGCCTATTTTCCGCAGAGCGAGGATCATCACGCCGCCGACGTCCTCAAGGACGAAGGCTACAAGGCGACCGGTAATGCGCCCATCTACGCGATCCTGCGGGAAGCGACCGACCGGGCGAAGGCTGCCGGCGCCACCGAAGTGGTGGAGAAGGCCATCGTGGGCGCTCCCGTCGACGCCCTCGTCGAGCTCGCCGAAAGCGAGAAGGCCGACCTCCTGGTGGTCGGCAACGTCGGGCTGAGCACCATCGCCGGACGTCTGCTCGGATCGGTGCCGGCCAATGTGGCCCGCCGATCCAAGATCGACGTGCTCATCGTGCACACGTCCTGA